In one window of Bacteroidota bacterium DNA:
- a CDS encoding aminotransferase: MSAAIVIQARTGSSRLPEKMILPFIENIGVFEIVVKRIADRYKNEPVYLATTSNINDDVLVGIAQKYGLNVYRGSEDNVLSRFTGISEKHNYDSLIRVCADNPFLETEHIGKLIEEGRKNPDVDYISFAFPDGTPTIKSHLGLFTEYVKSSALKRVEDCTEEKLYLEHVTNYVYSHNDSFSIKLLPLPENLQSRKDIRLTLDTKEDFEVHKQIWKETEQSSVIDIDKILNFIDNNSDIAERMKIQIEENSK; this comes from the coding sequence ATGAGTGCAGCAATTGTGATACAAGCCCGTACAGGATCGAGCAGACTGCCTGAGAAAATGATATTACCATTTATTGAAAATATTGGTGTATTCGAGATTGTAGTAAAAAGGATAGCGGACAGATATAAAAATGAACCAGTGTATTTAGCAACAACGAGTAATATTAATGATGATGTTTTAGTTGGAATAGCACAGAAATATGGTTTAAATGTATATAGAGGAAGTGAAGATAATGTGTTAAGTCGTTTTACCGGTATTTCTGAAAAACATAATTATGATTCGTTGATAAGAGTTTGTGCCGACAATCCGTTTTTGGAAACAGAACATATTGGTAAGTTGATAGAAGAAGGAAGAAAAAACCCTGATGTGGACTATATTAGTTTTGCTTTCCCCGATGGTACACCAACTATAAAGTCACATTTGGGTTTATTTACAGAATATGTAAAATCATCAGCATTAAAAAGAGTAGAAGATTGTACCGAAGAGAAGTTGTATTTGGAACATGTTACGAACTATGTATATTCTCACAATGATTCTTTTTCCATAAAGTTATTGCCTTTGCCCGAAAATTTGCAGAGCAGAAAAGATATCAGATTAACGCTTGATACTAAAGAAGATTTCGAAGTACATAAACAAATATGGAAAGAAACAGAGCAAAGTTCAGTAATAGACATCGATAAAATTTTGAATTTTATTGATAATAATTCGGATATTGCAGAAAGAATGAAAATTCAGATTGAGGAAAATTCAAAATAA